One Clavibacter zhangzhiyongii genomic region harbors:
- a CDS encoding sensor histidine kinase has protein sequence MDTGTAETTRARAPRHRDGVEVSVDAVVGIVLAGLALAPPVDVQESGFLVAVLALAAVVVRSVYPSAALVLAWSMALLQWQQGGRPGFADLALLLVLYSTARRGSRATAVLGAASAVVGGSMATVYLLHTGARFSLLIQSGGLSAVVFVLAPVLLLLLAWLTGLVVRVVRARTSESRLRVQAEDTAVKAVDLAQAETLRASMARDVHDIVGHSLAVIIAQADSVQFLDDEERIRGVSATIADTARRSLAEVREVLSGTSPVGADEGPEDLDAVVAQVRAAGVDLAHEVRGARRAVDPARQVVIRRVAQEMTTNAMRHGEPGGPIRLRETWRAADVVLEVENPIAGRGAVPDRTGPLGIESLRVGTGVEGMRARLAAVGGDLEAEPVDDLFTARARIPLPGAHPVAVPGGRP, from the coding sequence ATGGACACCGGGACCGCCGAGACGACGCGAGCTCGCGCCCCGCGGCACCGCGACGGCGTCGAGGTCTCCGTCGACGCGGTCGTCGGGATCGTCCTCGCCGGCCTCGCCCTCGCGCCGCCGGTGGACGTGCAGGAGTCCGGCTTCCTCGTGGCGGTGCTCGCGCTCGCCGCGGTCGTCGTCCGGTCGGTGTACCCGAGCGCCGCGCTCGTCCTCGCCTGGAGCATGGCGCTGCTCCAGTGGCAGCAGGGCGGACGACCCGGCTTCGCGGACCTCGCGCTCCTGCTGGTCCTCTACTCGACCGCCCGTCGCGGGTCCCGTGCGACCGCCGTCCTCGGCGCGGCGTCCGCGGTCGTGGGCGGCTCGATGGCCACGGTCTACCTGCTGCACACGGGCGCGCGCTTCTCCCTCCTCATCCAGTCCGGCGGGCTCAGCGCCGTCGTGTTCGTCCTGGCGCCCGTCCTGCTGCTGCTCCTCGCCTGGCTGACCGGCCTCGTCGTGCGCGTGGTGCGCGCCCGCACCTCCGAGTCGCGCCTGCGCGTGCAGGCCGAGGACACGGCCGTGAAGGCCGTCGACCTCGCCCAGGCGGAGACGCTGCGGGCGAGCATGGCGCGCGACGTGCACGACATCGTGGGGCACTCCCTCGCGGTGATCATCGCGCAGGCCGACTCCGTGCAGTTCCTCGACGACGAGGAGCGGATCCGCGGCGTCTCCGCCACCATCGCCGACACCGCCCGCCGCTCGCTCGCCGAGGTGCGCGAGGTGCTGAGCGGCACCAGCCCGGTCGGCGCGGACGAGGGGCCCGAGGACCTCGACGCGGTCGTCGCGCAGGTGCGGGCCGCCGGCGTCGACCTCGCGCACGAGGTGCGCGGCGCGCGGCGGGCGGTGGATCCGGCGCGGCAGGTGGTCATCCGCCGCGTCGCCCAGGAGATGACCACCAACGCCATGCGGCACGGCGAGCCGGGCGGCCCGATCCGCCTCCGCGAGACCTGGCGCGCGGCCGACGTCGTGCTCGAGGTCGAGAACCCGATCGCCGGGCGCGGCGCCGTCCCCGACCGCACCGGCCCGCTCGGCATCGAGTCCCTCCGCGTCGGCACCGGCGTCGAGGGCATGCGCGCCCGCCTGGCCGCCGTCGGCGGCGACCTCGAGGCCGAGCCCGTCGACGACCTCTTCACCGCCCGCGCGCGCATCCCGCTGCCGGGCGCCCATCCCGTCGCCGTGCCAGGAGGCCGCCCGTGA
- a CDS encoding DUF3072 domain-containing protein, giving the protein MSDANQDTTGGDDKEMLGSSTPTPPQSAEKDPSTWVTGDEPMTGAQRSYLDSLASQAGEEIPADLNKAEASEQIERLQEKKETASPQSDDAS; this is encoded by the coding sequence ATGAGCGATGCGAACCAGGACACCACCGGCGGCGACGACAAGGAGATGCTCGGCTCCTCCACCCCCACGCCGCCGCAGAGCGCCGAGAAGGACCCGAGCACCTGGGTCACGGGCGACGAGCCGATGACGGGCGCGCAGCGCAGCTACCTCGACTCCCTGGCCAGCCAGGCCGGCGAGGAGATCCCCGCTGACCTCAACAAGGCCGAGGCGAGCGAGCAGATCGAGCGCCTGCAGGAGAAGAAGGAGACCGCGTCTCCGCAGTCGGACGACGCGAGCTGA
- a CDS encoding SDR family NAD(P)-dependent oxidoreductase, translating to MDLGITGKTALVTGADSGIGWETARILLAEGATVVLSDLDQGRLDAAAARLDGGDRVHAFAADVTSVEALAELHGKVQEAVGDIDILVQSAGITGAQGLFHEIDDAGWTNTIEVDLLGPVRLVKQFLPSLRKGGWGRIVFLASEDAVQPYDDELPYCAAKAGILALSKGLSRSYAKEGLLVNAVSPAFIHTPMTDAMMEKRADQLGTSKDEAIDSFLDEERPYMELKRRGEPAEVANVVAFLCSDLASFVNGSNYRVDSGSVATI from the coding sequence ATGGATCTCGGGATCACAGGGAAGACCGCGCTCGTCACGGGCGCCGACTCGGGGATCGGGTGGGAGACGGCCCGCATCCTCCTCGCGGAGGGCGCGACCGTCGTCCTCAGCGACCTCGACCAGGGGAGGCTCGACGCGGCCGCCGCCCGGCTCGACGGGGGCGACCGCGTGCACGCGTTCGCCGCCGACGTGACGAGCGTCGAGGCGCTCGCCGAGCTGCACGGGAAGGTGCAGGAGGCGGTCGGCGACATCGACATCCTCGTGCAGTCCGCGGGCATCACCGGCGCGCAGGGCCTCTTCCACGAGATCGACGACGCGGGCTGGACGAACACCATCGAGGTCGACCTCCTGGGACCCGTGCGGCTCGTGAAGCAGTTCCTCCCGTCGCTGCGGAAGGGCGGCTGGGGCCGGATCGTGTTCCTCGCCTCCGAGGACGCCGTGCAGCCGTACGACGACGAGCTCCCCTACTGCGCCGCCAAGGCCGGGATCCTCGCGCTGTCGAAGGGCCTCTCGCGCAGCTACGCGAAGGAGGGCCTGCTCGTGAACGCGGTGTCGCCCGCCTTCATCCACACGCCCATGACGGACGCGATGATGGAGAAGCGCGCCGACCAGCTGGGCACCTCGAAGGACGAGGCCATCGACTCCTTCCTCGACGAGGAGCGCCCGTACATGGAGCTCAAGCGCCGCGGCGAGCCGGCCGAGGTCGCGAACGTCGTCGCGTTCCTCTGCTCCGACCTCGCCTCGTTCGTGAACGGATCCAACTACCGCGTCGACTCCGGATCGGTGGCGACGATCTGA
- a CDS encoding DNA-3-methyladenine glycosylase family protein produces the protein MDSPGAAAPADARGPAAAAHVARTVLDVPAPFDGGGVIRFLSWHAVAGAEEGDATSYTQSARLAHGAGTVTVRLLDAEAADAHAAPTRLEVTTRVEHAVDAAELLAGTRRLLGLDVDAARIDSDLARDSALAAVVRATPGLRIPGTLDPRSTLFRTVVGQQISVASARATHGRMTADLGEDLPASVAHGSVTRLMPSAARIARDGAELLRGPARRTATLIRLAEALATGELVIEHGMPRAELRSALVAFHGVGPWTADYVAMRALGSPDVLLSGDLIVRRGAGALGLPDEARALDARAAAWSPWRSYATLHLWRVMTDGMPAAG, from the coding sequence ATGGACTCCCCCGGCGCCGCCGCGCCCGCCGACGCGCGCGGGCCCGCCGCCGCCGCGCACGTCGCCCGCACCGTGCTCGACGTGCCCGCGCCCTTCGACGGCGGCGGCGTGATCCGCTTCCTCTCCTGGCACGCGGTCGCGGGCGCTGAGGAGGGCGACGCCACGTCGTACACGCAGTCGGCGCGGCTCGCGCACGGCGCGGGGACGGTGACCGTGCGGCTGCTCGACGCGGAGGCGGCGGACGCGCACGCCGCGCCCACGCGCCTGGAGGTGACCACGCGCGTGGAGCACGCGGTCGACGCCGCCGAGCTCCTCGCCGGCACCCGCCGCCTCCTCGGCCTCGACGTGGACGCCGCCCGCATCGACTCCGACCTCGCCCGCGACTCCGCGCTCGCCGCCGTGGTGCGCGCGACGCCGGGGCTCCGCATCCCGGGCACCCTGGATCCGCGCTCCACCCTCTTCCGCACCGTCGTCGGCCAGCAGATCTCCGTCGCCTCCGCCCGCGCCACCCACGGCCGCATGACGGCCGACCTCGGCGAGGACCTGCCCGCGTCGGTGGCGCACGGATCCGTCACGCGCCTCATGCCCTCGGCCGCCCGCATCGCCCGCGACGGCGCCGAGCTCCTGCGCGGGCCGGCGCGGCGGACGGCCACGCTGATCCGCCTGGCCGAGGCCCTCGCGACCGGCGAGCTGGTGATCGAGCACGGCATGCCGCGCGCCGAGCTCCGGTCCGCGCTCGTCGCCTTCCACGGCGTGGGCCCGTGGACCGCCGACTACGTCGCGATGCGCGCCCTCGGATCCCCCGACGTCCTGCTCTCCGGAGACCTCATCGTCCGCCGCGGGGCCGGCGCGCTCGGCCTGCCGGACGAGGCGCGCGCCCTCGACGCGCGCGCGGCCGCCTGGTCGCCGTGGCGCTCGTACGCGACCCTGCACCTCTGGCGCGTGATGACCGACGGGATGCCGGCCGCGGGCTGA
- a CDS encoding response regulator, translating into MIRIVLVDDQELFRGGVRVALDAQPDLEVVGEAGDGRQGLAVIDEVRPDVVLLDMRMPVMDGLETVRALFDGSRADPPRVIVLTTFALDRASATAIRGGASGFLLKDATPAFLAAAIRAVHAGSAVLAPDELTQLFTSDATAAPAPPAPPEFRSLSAREKDVFGHVARGLSNAEVATLEFVSESTVKTHVSSILAKLALRDRVQLVVYAHDHRLVERSGA; encoded by the coding sequence GTGATCCGCATCGTGCTCGTCGACGACCAGGAGCTGTTCCGCGGCGGCGTGCGCGTCGCCCTCGACGCCCAGCCCGACCTCGAGGTCGTCGGCGAGGCGGGCGACGGGCGGCAGGGCCTCGCGGTGATCGACGAGGTGCGGCCCGATGTCGTGCTGCTCGACATGCGCATGCCCGTGATGGACGGCCTCGAGACCGTGCGCGCGCTCTTCGACGGGAGCCGGGCGGATCCGCCGCGCGTGATCGTGCTGACGACGTTCGCCCTCGACCGGGCCTCGGCCACCGCGATCCGCGGCGGCGCGAGCGGCTTCCTCCTCAAGGACGCGACGCCGGCGTTCCTGGCGGCGGCGATCCGCGCGGTGCACGCGGGCAGCGCCGTGCTCGCGCCGGACGAGCTCACGCAGCTGTTCACCTCGGACGCGACCGCGGCCCCCGCTCCCCCGGCGCCGCCCGAGTTCCGCTCGCTGAGCGCACGCGAGAAGGACGTCTTCGGCCACGTGGCGCGCGGGCTGTCGAACGCGGAGGTCGCGACGCTGGAGTTCGTGAGCGAGTCGACCGTGAAGACGCACGTGAGCAGCATCCTCGCGAAGCTCGCGCTCCGCGACCGCGTGCAGCTCGTCGTGTACGCGCACGACCACCGGCTCGTGGAGCGGTCGGGGGCGTAG
- a CDS encoding DUF2945 domain-containing protein, translated as MAGLKKGDHVTWNTPQGETHGKVVEEKTKDFQHDGQHFRASEDEPAYIVQSDKSGKTAAHKGSALTKKK; from the coding sequence ATGGCGGGATTGAAGAAGGGCGACCACGTCACCTGGAACACGCCCCAGGGCGAGACGCACGGGAAGGTCGTGGAGGAGAAGACGAAGGACTTCCAGCACGACGGGCAGCACTTCCGCGCGTCGGAGGACGAGCCCGCGTACATCGTGCAGAGCGACAAGTCCGGCAAGACCGCGGCCCACAAGGGGTCCGCGCTGACGAAGAAGAAGTAG
- a CDS encoding SMP-30/gluconolactonase/LRE family protein — protein sequence MSAITSDLRVLRDVRAILVESLWWDPAGDVMWNDITAGTLHRSPWAGATDGSDDTVLELPPPLASFQPADDGGFVAGLGDRIVLVDAAGRITRELARVQHAHDGMRLNEGKCDPEGRFVIGSMDVTEGEPDAAVYSVDATGSLRTLLGGFAITNGFEWTDGGRTMVLTDTSERTVYRAPYSADGELGELEHWIHGEMSDGLTLDADGYAWNGIYGAGKVVRWAPDGSKDLEIEVPAPNVTSVAFAGPDLRTLVIGTARENMTEEQLAEHPLSGGVFAIDTAVSGRPVNVFRTAVDGDARA from the coding sequence ATGAGCGCCATCACCTCCGACCTGCGCGTACTGCGCGACGTCCGCGCGATCCTCGTCGAGAGCCTCTGGTGGGATCCCGCCGGCGACGTGATGTGGAACGACATCACCGCGGGCACCCTCCACCGCAGCCCCTGGGCGGGCGCGACCGACGGATCCGACGACACCGTGCTCGAGCTGCCCCCGCCGCTCGCGTCCTTCCAGCCCGCCGACGACGGCGGGTTCGTCGCGGGGCTCGGCGACCGCATCGTGCTCGTCGACGCGGCGGGCCGGATCACCCGCGAGCTCGCCCGGGTGCAGCACGCCCACGACGGCATGCGCCTCAACGAGGGCAAGTGCGATCCGGAGGGCCGCTTCGTGATCGGCTCCATGGACGTCACCGAGGGCGAGCCGGACGCGGCCGTCTACTCCGTCGACGCGACCGGGAGCCTGCGCACGCTCCTCGGCGGCTTCGCGATCACCAACGGCTTCGAGTGGACCGACGGCGGCCGCACCATGGTCCTCACCGACACGTCCGAGAGGACCGTGTACCGCGCGCCCTACTCGGCCGACGGCGAGCTGGGGGAGCTGGAGCACTGGATCCACGGCGAGATGAGCGACGGCCTCACCCTCGACGCCGACGGCTACGCGTGGAACGGGATCTACGGCGCGGGCAAGGTCGTCCGCTGGGCGCCGGACGGCTCGAAGGACCTCGAGATCGAGGTGCCGGCCCCGAACGTCACGTCCGTCGCCTTCGCGGGGCCCGACCTCCGCACGCTCGTCATCGGCACCGCGCGGGAGAACATGACCGAGGAGCAGCTCGCGGAGCACCCGCTTTCCGGCGGCGTCTTCGCGATCGACACGGCCGTCTCCGGACGGCCTGTGAACGTCTTCCGCACGGCGGTCGACGGCGACGCACGCGCGTAG
- a CDS encoding Dps family protein: MTTTVERPTRTSEKATQPEGSKPTKRQNAERGFKASEQLHENMQKVLVDLIELHIQGKQAHWNVVGKNFRDLHLQLDEIIESAREFSDDLAERMRALHATPDGRSDTVAENTTLPEYPQGEVDTAETVDLVTQRLEAAVHTMREVHDDVDEEDPTTADLLHGFITALEQYAWMVSAENRRVGSAAE, encoded by the coding sequence ATGACCACGACCGTCGAACGCCCCACCCGCACCTCCGAGAAGGCCACGCAGCCCGAGGGCTCCAAGCCCACCAAGCGCCAGAACGCCGAGCGCGGCTTCAAGGCCTCCGAGCAGCTGCACGAGAACATGCAGAAGGTCCTCGTCGACCTCATCGAGCTCCACATCCAGGGCAAGCAGGCGCACTGGAACGTCGTCGGCAAGAACTTCCGCGACCTGCACCTCCAGCTCGACGAGATCATCGAGTCGGCGCGCGAGTTCAGCGACGACCTGGCCGAGCGCATGCGCGCCCTGCACGCCACGCCCGACGGCCGCAGCGACACCGTCGCCGAGAACACGACGCTCCCCGAGTACCCGCAGGGCGAGGTGGACACGGCCGAGACCGTGGACCTCGTGACCCAGCGCCTCGAGGCCGCCGTGCACACCATGCGCGAGGTCCACGACGACGTCGACGAGGAGGACCCGACCACCGCGGACCTCCTCCACGGCTTCATCACCGCGCTCGAGCAGTACGCGTGGATGGTCTCCGCGGAGAACCGCCGCGTCGGCTCCGCCGCCGAGTAG
- a CDS encoding PrsW family intramembrane metalloprotease: MTDPSVPVTVHRPSPASPPPAMELPTPHAPRRITASAVLGVVGVAVLLLVGLVVAAYLVLSLGIEAVAICALLALIPLAFVLLAIRWVDRWEPEPRLALLFALLWGAAASVAIALLFDLVAQYARLATGVPTRYTEFLQLAVQAPVVEESAKAIGLLLIFWVARRHFDGPVDGIVYGATIAAGFAFTENIVYFGGPLVSGTAGTLVGTFVMRGLFSPFAHVTFTMITGIAIGYGARRGPGAALGFGAVGLVGAMVLHALWNTGVTITGDFLTFYVLLQVPIFAFLVVVVILLRRYEIHLTRRRLREYAAVGWFTPAEVEMLSTWQGRRRARLWARTRGGDAGRAMALFTRDATRLAFARQRMLSERPAASGRSEAGHLDDERRLLQAVTDHRQALLAGGRR; the protein is encoded by the coding sequence GTGACCGACCCGTCCGTCCCCGTGACCGTCCACCGTCCCTCCCCGGCCTCGCCGCCGCCCGCCATGGAGCTGCCGACGCCGCATGCGCCGCGGCGCATCACCGCGTCGGCCGTGCTCGGCGTCGTGGGCGTCGCCGTGCTGCTGCTCGTCGGCCTCGTCGTCGCCGCGTACCTCGTGCTGAGCCTCGGGATCGAGGCGGTCGCCATCTGCGCGCTCCTCGCCCTCATCCCGCTCGCGTTCGTGCTCCTCGCCATCCGCTGGGTGGACCGCTGGGAGCCCGAGCCCCGGCTCGCGCTGCTGTTCGCGCTGCTCTGGGGCGCCGCCGCGTCCGTCGCCATCGCGCTCCTGTTCGACCTCGTCGCCCAGTACGCGCGGCTCGCCACGGGCGTGCCCACCCGCTACACCGAGTTCCTGCAGCTCGCCGTGCAGGCGCCCGTGGTGGAGGAGTCGGCGAAGGCCATCGGCCTGCTCCTCATCTTCTGGGTCGCCCGTCGCCACTTCGACGGGCCGGTCGACGGCATCGTCTACGGCGCCACCATCGCGGCCGGCTTCGCCTTCACGGAGAACATCGTCTACTTCGGCGGGCCGCTCGTCTCCGGCACGGCCGGCACCCTCGTCGGCACGTTCGTGATGCGCGGGCTCTTCTCGCCCTTCGCGCACGTGACCTTCACCATGATCACCGGCATCGCGATCGGCTACGGCGCGCGCCGCGGGCCGGGCGCCGCGCTCGGCTTCGGCGCGGTCGGGCTGGTGGGCGCGATGGTCCTGCACGCGCTCTGGAACACGGGCGTCACCATCACCGGCGACTTCCTCACCTTCTACGTGCTGCTCCAGGTGCCGATCTTCGCGTTCCTCGTCGTGGTCGTGATCCTGCTGCGCCGCTACGAGATCCACCTCACGCGCCGCCGCCTCCGCGAGTACGCGGCCGTCGGCTGGTTCACCCCCGCCGAGGTCGAGATGCTGAGCACGTGGCAGGGCCGCCGTCGCGCCCGGCTCTGGGCGCGCACCCGCGGCGGCGACGCGGGCCGGGCCATGGCCCTGTTCACGCGCGACGCCACGCGGCTCGCCTTCGCCCGGCAGCGGATGCTCTCGGAGCGCCCCGCCGCGTCCGGCCGCTCCGAGGCCGGCCACCTCGACGACGAGCGGCGCCTGCTGCAGGCGGTCACCGACCACCGCCAGGCGCTCCTGGCCGGCGGTCGCCGCTAG
- a CDS encoding recombinase family protein, whose amino-acid sequence MTTLVGYARVARAEESYQDQVDALDAAGCERIFVDVAGGPKSPRPGLQDALDYLRENDELLVVSLDRLGPGSADVVRILNRLEARGIAFRAVREGLEAGTEAGRGLFAVTLALATVDATTEAERGRRRGAGASASAPQAAAAPAASEAPSLPKGITRRKLMIAVEERSKGRDTAEIARVLDVSERVVTRALAWAESGKQGGLLR is encoded by the coding sequence ATGACCACGCTCGTCGGGTACGCGCGCGTCGCCCGCGCCGAGGAGTCGTACCAGGACCAGGTCGACGCCCTCGACGCCGCGGGCTGCGAGCGCATCTTCGTCGACGTCGCAGGCGGCCCCAAGTCCCCGCGGCCCGGCCTCCAGGACGCGCTCGACTACCTCCGCGAGAACGACGAGCTCCTCGTCGTGAGCCTCGACCGGCTCGGGCCGGGCTCCGCCGACGTGGTGCGGATCCTCAACCGGCTGGAGGCGCGCGGCATCGCGTTCCGCGCCGTCCGCGAGGGGCTGGAGGCGGGCACCGAGGCCGGCCGCGGGCTCTTCGCCGTCACCCTCGCGCTCGCGACGGTCGACGCGACGACCGAGGCCGAGCGGGGACGCCGCCGCGGGGCCGGCGCGTCCGCGTCCGCACCGCAGGCCGCCGCCGCGCCCGCCGCGTCTGAGGCCCCGTCGCTGCCCAAGGGCATCACGCGACGCAAGCTCATGATCGCGGTCGAGGAGCGGTCCAAGGGCCGCGACACCGCGGAGATCGCCCGCGTGCTCGACGTGAGCGAGCGCGTCGTCACGCGCGCCCTCGCCTGGGCGGAGTCGGGGAAGCAGGGCGGTCTGCTGCGCTGA
- a CDS encoding D-alanyl-D-alanine carboxypeptidase/D-alanyl-D-alanine-endopeptidase, with translation MTGSPRARIAGRPSPRVARRRSAALAAVVATAVVAAGLVTGMLPSPVGGASADPASCTVDALTGGWSTGTLHLSAAEVDGGAGAPLVDVRGDVPAATASTMKVLTAAAAVEALGPDRRIATRVVQGARADTVILVGGGDPTLSRLPSGTDGVYPGAPHLDDLARQVLAARRLDPDLAGVPIRRLQVDSSLFAGPAWLPEWPLEARRGGSMSNITALMVDGDRDDPAVPYSRRGDAAVARAAEAFAPLLGDGVAADGGLVTAPGGSPVLGAVESAPVRELVGHMLTHSDDTLAETLARLVAVETGAGSAAADIQRGTPAALADLGLPTDGIVLVDGSGLADANRVPAALLTRLMVRVAEHAGDLAIVDAGLAVAGRTGTLAEDGRFTGDAAAAAGRIRGKTGTLERMHGLTGIAAAEDGTEVAFTIWADDVDPSVPAESARAEIDALATALHRCGGALGG, from the coding sequence ATGACCGGATCCCCTCGCGCGCGCATCGCGGGCCGCCCGAGCCCCCGCGTCGCCCGCCGCCGGTCCGCCGCGCTCGCGGCCGTGGTCGCGACCGCGGTCGTCGCGGCCGGGCTCGTCACCGGGATGCTCCCGTCGCCCGTCGGCGGCGCGTCGGCCGACCCCGCGTCGTGCACGGTCGACGCGCTCACGGGCGGCTGGTCCACGGGCACGCTGCACCTCTCGGCGGCCGAGGTCGACGGCGGCGCGGGCGCGCCGTTGGTCGACGTGCGCGGCGACGTGCCCGCGGCGACCGCCAGCACCATGAAGGTCCTCACCGCGGCGGCCGCCGTCGAGGCGCTCGGTCCTGACCGGCGCATCGCCACGCGCGTCGTGCAGGGCGCGCGCGCCGACACGGTGATCCTCGTGGGCGGCGGCGACCCCACCCTCAGCCGCCTGCCGTCCGGCACCGACGGCGTCTACCCGGGCGCCCCGCACCTCGACGACCTCGCGCGGCAGGTGCTCGCGGCCCGCCGCCTCGATCCCGACCTCGCCGGCGTGCCGATCCGCCGCCTCCAGGTCGACAGCAGCCTCTTCGCCGGGCCCGCATGGCTGCCGGAGTGGCCGCTCGAGGCCAGGCGCGGCGGATCCATGTCGAACATCACGGCGCTCATGGTCGACGGCGACCGCGACGACCCGGCCGTCCCGTACTCGCGCCGCGGGGACGCCGCGGTGGCCCGCGCGGCCGAGGCGTTCGCGCCGCTCCTCGGCGACGGGGTGGCGGCCGACGGCGGTCTCGTGACCGCGCCGGGCGGATCCCCCGTGCTCGGCGCCGTCGAGTCCGCCCCCGTGCGCGAGCTCGTCGGCCACATGCTCACGCACTCCGACGACACGCTCGCCGAGACGCTCGCCCGGCTCGTCGCGGTCGAGACGGGCGCGGGCAGCGCGGCCGCGGACATCCAGCGCGGCACGCCGGCCGCCCTGGCGGACCTCGGCCTGCCGACCGACGGGATCGTCCTCGTCGACGGCTCGGGCCTCGCCGACGCGAACCGCGTGCCCGCCGCGCTCCTCACGCGCCTCATGGTGCGCGTCGCCGAGCACGCGGGCGACCTCGCCATCGTCGACGCGGGCCTCGCCGTCGCGGGCCGCACGGGCACGCTCGCGGAGGACGGCCGCTTCACGGGCGACGCCGCGGCCGCGGCCGGACGGATCCGTGGCAAGACGGGCACGCTCGAGCGGATGCACGGCCTCACCGGCATCGCCGCCGCGGAGGACGGCACCGAGGTCGCCTTCACCATCTGGGCGGACGACGTCGACCCGTCGGTCCCCGCGGAGTCCGCGCGCGCCGAGATCGACGCCCTCGCGACCGCGCTGCACCGCTGCGGCGGCGCGCTCGGCGGCTGA
- a CDS encoding FAD-binding oxidoreductase, with the protein MIDDDVVRTPPTPASADAVRAELVAALGDIVATDPASLEDARSDRSGYRSPADPIAVVNATEVAHVVATLRIASATGTPVVTRGAGTGLAGGATATAGEIVLSVRGLDRILEVSEADELAVVEPGVLNDDLNAALAPLGLWYSPDPASKAISTIGGNIATNAGGLLCAKYGVTREAVLALRVVLADGRVIDTGHRTVKGVTGYDLTALMIGSEGTLGVIVGATVRLRPLPTATPSTVAASFPDSASAAAASSAITAARIRPAAMELLDAGALEAIDAFLGTDHSSRGSAHLLVRCDGPDAAEEAARVVEVVVAGGGTAEVTDDADEGERLLAVRRAFHPALAARGRVLIEDVAVPRSRLAEMLTRIREIERETGLDIPTVAHAGDGNLHPNFCLPEDPTTPDGDATGIPDAVWRAADLLFRAAVDLGGTLTGEHGVGLLKRRWLAEELGEDVMGLAAGIRRVFDPQGILNPGKAA; encoded by the coding sequence ATGATCGACGACGACGTGGTCCGCACCCCTCCGACGCCCGCCTCCGCCGACGCCGTCCGCGCGGAGCTCGTCGCCGCCCTCGGCGACATCGTCGCCACCGACCCGGCGTCCCTCGAGGACGCGCGCAGCGACCGGTCGGGGTACCGCAGCCCCGCGGATCCGATCGCCGTCGTCAACGCGACCGAGGTGGCCCACGTCGTCGCCACCCTGCGCATCGCGAGCGCCACCGGCACGCCCGTCGTCACGCGCGGTGCCGGCACGGGCCTCGCGGGCGGCGCGACGGCGACCGCGGGCGAGATCGTGCTGTCCGTGCGCGGCCTGGACCGGATCCTCGAGGTGAGCGAGGCCGACGAGCTCGCGGTCGTGGAGCCCGGCGTCCTCAACGACGACCTCAACGCCGCGCTCGCGCCGCTCGGCCTCTGGTACTCGCCGGACCCCGCGAGCAAGGCCATCTCGACCATCGGCGGCAACATCGCCACCAACGCGGGCGGCCTCCTGTGCGCCAAGTACGGCGTGACGCGCGAGGCCGTCCTCGCACTGCGCGTCGTGCTCGCCGACGGCCGCGTGATCGACACCGGGCACCGCACCGTGAAGGGCGTCACGGGCTACGACCTCACGGCGCTCATGATCGGCTCGGAGGGCACGCTGGGCGTCATCGTCGGCGCGACCGTGCGCCTCCGCCCGCTGCCGACCGCGACCCCGTCGACCGTCGCGGCGTCCTTCCCCGACTCGGCCTCCGCGGCGGCCGCGTCGTCGGCGATCACGGCCGCGCGGATCCGGCCGGCCGCCATGGAGCTCCTCGACGCCGGCGCGCTCGAGGCCATCGACGCGTTCCTCGGCACCGACCACTCCTCCCGCGGATCCGCCCACCTCCTCGTGCGCTGCGACGGCCCGGACGCGGCCGAGGAGGCCGCGCGCGTGGTCGAGGTCGTCGTCGCCGGCGGCGGCACGGCCGAGGTCACCGACGACGCCGACGAGGGCGAGCGCCTCCTCGCGGTCCGCCGCGCGTTCCATCCCGCGCTCGCCGCCCGCGGCCGCGTGCTCATCGAGGACGTCGCCGTGCCGCGGTCGCGCCTGGCGGAGATGCTCACGCGGATCCGCGAGATCGAGCGCGAGACGGGCCTGGATATCCCGACCGTGGCGCACGCGGGCGACGGCAACCTGCACCCGAACTTCTGCCTCCCGGAGGACCCGACGACGCCCGACGGCGACGCGACCGGCATCCCCGACGCCGTGTGGCGCGCGGCCGACCTCCTCTTCCGCGCGGCCGTGGACCTCGGCGGCACGCTCACGGGCGAGCACGGCGTGGGCCTGCTCAAGCGGCGGTGGCTCGCCGAGGAGCTCGGCGAGGACGTCATGGGGCTCGCCGCCGGGATCCGCCGCGTGTTCGACCCGCAGGGCATCCTCAACCCCGGCAAGGCGGCCTGA